The Leptolyngbya sp. FACHB-261 genome segment CTTCTTTGCAACGAATTAACCGCGTCAAGCGTGAATTGTTGACTCTACGCCGAGCAGCATGGCCGATGCGAGACGCCATCAACGAGATTTTGCGGGAAGACTGCCCGTTGATTGGCGACTCGGTGCGCGTTTACTTACGCGAGTGCTACGACCACACGGTGCAAATCATTGACATCATTGAGACCTACCGAGAGGTAGCCTCTAGCCTGATGGATGTCTATTTGTCCTCACTCAGCAACCAGACCAATGAGGTGATGAAGGTTCTGACAATCATTTCTGTGATCTTCATTCCCCTAACCTTCATTGCTGGCATCTACGGCATGAACTTCAACACAGAGCGTTCGCCCCTCAATATGCCCGAATTGAACTGGTACTGGGGCTATCCAGCGGTACTCGCGGTGATGGCAGCTATCGGCGGCGGAATGACCTTTTATTTCTGGCGTAAGGGCTGGATTGGAGGACCTCGACGCTAGCTTTACTTTGCGCTTGCGTTTACGGCACACTCAACTCAGCTTCAAAAACCAATAAAAGCCAATAAAAAAGAGGCCTTTACGACCTCCCAACTGCACATTCAAAGAGTGACTTTCTGGGCCAAACTTACAGCAGTCCCGTGTTAGTACCAGGTTTGCCAGTGGCTAATTCAACCTTGACGATTTTGCCACCCATTTTCATGATGCGTTGCTGTTCACGGAACCAGTTTTCGTAGGGAACTAGTTTGGTGAAATAAGTATTTTGCAGTTCGCGTTGTGTCCGGATGCGAGTTTGGCTGGGAACACAGGCGGTGACTTTGAACATTCTCATGGGTCGGCTGCTCCTGGGTGCAATAGATAGAGAGCTTAAGTATTTTTACCTTCAAGAACCGTTGATCATAAACGGCTGCTTTATAAAGGAAGGTGTGAAGGTTGGAAGTCAAAGGACGAATGTTAGACCATCAAAACCAGAGTTCGAAAACCAAGTTTTCTAAGAAGTCTCCAGTCTGCAAGGGGCTAACATCAACCCATTGACTTCCCAACCTCACATCGCGCAGGCTTAGCTCAAGCCAGAGCTGATGTAGTCGAAGTAGACGCCCATTTCTTTGCCAGCATCAGAGCCAACCAAAGAAGCGGTGACTTCCTTCATGGCTTGGATAGCTTGCACAGTAGCCGCAATGGGCACGCCCAGGGAGTTGTAGGTTTCCTTCAAGCCGTTGAGCACACGCTCATCCAGGATGGAGGGGTCGCCAGCCAGCATGGCGTAGGTAGCGTAGCGCAGGTAGTAGTCGAGGTCGCGGATGCAAGCAGCATAGCGACGGGTGGTGTACATGTTGCCACCGGGACGGGTGATGTCAGAGTACAGCAGAGACTTAGCAACAGCTTCCTTGACGATGGCAGCAGCATTAGCGCTGATCGTGCCAGCAGCTTGAACGCGCAGAGAGCCAGTGTTGAAGTAGCCCTTCAGTTTCTCTAGTGCGCCGACATCCAGATATTTGCCCTGTACGTCGGAGGAGTTAATAACCGCAGTGATTGCGTCTTGCATGAGTTGTTTCCCCGTAATGATTCTTGAATGTCAGACAGCAAGCTCAGGCTTACTGCATTGCGCCAATTACGTAGTCGAAGTAGTAGCCTGCTTCAGAAGCGTCTTCACCAGACAGCAGAGACTGAGCAACGCTCTTCATAGCGCCGATGCCCCGAGCAACCGCCGGGATGGGGGTGCCTAGGGAGTTGTACATTTCCCGAACGCCAACGATGCCAATCTCTTCGATGGGGGTGACATCACCAGAGACCACACCGTAGGTGATCAGGCGGAGGTAGTAGTCGAGGTCACGCAGGCAGGTAGCAGTCATCTCTTCGCCGTAGGCATTGCCACCGGGAGAGACGATGTCGGGACGGCTCTGGAAGAGTTGGTCGCCGGCTTGCTTAACGATGCGCTCACGAGACTCGGTGAGGGTCTGGGCAATGCGAACGCGGCGCTCACCAGACAGAACAAAGCTCTTAATCCGATCCAGCTCACCAGGGCTCAGGTAACGGGCCTCGGCGTCTGCATTCACGATGGATTTCGTGACAACACTCATGGATGATCCTCCGATCTGTGAAAGGAATAACCGTGCTATTTAAAACCGGCTATTAGTTCCGGAAGTCGGTTCCTTGCCCCAAAACCCTGAGCTTGTCAAAGTCAAAGAGCACACCGGCCTTCCGAAAGTATTTTGAGGCATTTGAAGAACATCTCTTGATGTTCTTCATAGTTTTTAATAAAACGCCTCAGATTTAGAATTGCACTACAAAAAGGCGACTTGGTGAGGTGGATATCCTCACCAATATCGCCTTTTAAAGCTAGCTTTGACAGCCGAGTTTAGCAGCTAGGTTTAGCGGCTATAACGGCCCCCTAAGAAAGACGGAGAAAGGTCAGACCAAGGCTGTTTAATCAAGTCTCGATCGACTTGAACACTGCCCAGATAGTTGCCTGCGGGAAGTGAGGGGAAGCGCTTGTAAGGCACTACATCCTCGCCGAAGTAACGAGCGTATTCAGCACTGTCAACCAGAGATTCTACCGCTGCCTGGAGCCCTTGATCGGCCAGCAATTTGTTGTACTGGCGAATTTCACCTTGAGTTGCAGGGGCTCGGCCCAACAGGTGCTTAAACAGAAGCTCAATTACCTTGGTGTTGGGATAGGGCGTGTAGAAACGACGGCGATACTGGTCCGAACTAGCCAAACGTTTGACGAATTCACGGACCGTAATCTCGCCATTCTTCAGCTTGCTTTCCACATCAGAGATACGGAACTCCGAGGGCACCTTGCCGCTGAACACATCCAGTACCTGGCAGTACAGAGCATTAATGACCTGCTCAGTTTCGGAGCGACCTTGCCCAATGGTGAAGCGGTAGATGCGGGCGGGCTTACGTCGCGATGTACCGACACCAATCTCCACAGATTGGCCCTTGCCATTGAGGAAAGAGCGTCCCAGTTCGATGAACTTGGGTTGAGTTGGGTCAGGCTGTGTAGCTGCAGTCGCTAGGTCTGCCATTGCCTTGCCCATGAGTGGCATCTTGGTGGCATCCATGCGTGGCTTCACCGGTTTGAAGCTCGGCACGACCAGAGAGTTATCCTGCTTGGTCAGACGGTTGTTGAGGGTTTCGCTGTTGGGGAAGTTCGCTGCTGGCAGGGTTGGGAAGCGCCGATAGGGCACAACATCCTCACCGAAGACCTCAGCGTACTCAGCACTATTGACTAGGGCACCGACGAAAGCCTTAATGCCTTGAGTTGCCAGAATCTGGTTGTACTTGCGGATTTCTGGCTGGTCTTTCGGTGCACGACCCAAGAA includes the following:
- a CDS encoding phycobilisome linker polypeptide encodes the protein MRMFKVTACVPSQTRIRTQRELQNTYFTKLVPYENWFREQQRIMKMGGKIVKVELATGKPGTNTGLL
- the apcB gene encoding allophycocyanin subunit beta, which encodes MQDAITAVINSSDVQGKYLDVGALEKLKGYFNTGSLRVQAAGTISANAAAIVKEAVAKSLLYSDITRPGGNMYTTRRYAACIRDLDYYLRYATYAMLAGDPSILDERVLNGLKETYNSLGVPIAATVQAIQAMKEVTASLVGSDAGKEMGVYFDYISSGLS
- a CDS encoding allophycocyanin is translated as MSVVTKSIVNADAEARYLSPGELDRIKSFVLSGERRVRIAQTLTESRERIVKQAGDQLFQSRPDIVSPGGNAYGEEMTATCLRDLDYYLRLITYGVVSGDVTPIEEIGIVGVREMYNSLGTPIPAVARGIGAMKSVAQSLLSGEDASEAGYYFDYVIGAMQ